A genomic window from Anthocerotibacter panamensis C109 includes:
- the mscL gene encoding large conductance mechanosensitive channel protein MscL — translation MFEEFKKFIVRGNVLDLAIGVIIGGAFGKIVASLVDDMIMPPIGLVLGKTDFSSLFLNLSSTDYKTLAEAKAAGAPTLNYGLFINTIINFLIVALAIFFFIRTINRFQAPAPAEPVTKECPYCLSSIPIKATRCPHCTSDLNVT, via the coding sequence ATGTTTGAGGAATTTAAAAAATTTATCGTGCGCGGCAATGTCCTGGATTTAGCCATTGGGGTCATTATCGGTGGTGCTTTTGGCAAAATTGTTGCTTCTCTAGTCGATGATATGATCATGCCACCAATCGGATTGGTGCTAGGTAAGACTGACTTCAGCAGTCTATTTCTCAATCTATCGAGCACAGACTACAAGACGCTGGCTGAAGCTAAAGCAGCAGGTGCTCCCACGCTCAACTACGGCTTATTTATCAATACTATTATCAACTTTCTGATTGTAGCTCTGGCGATTTTCTTCTTCATTCGTACCATCAACCGCTTCCAGGCTCCAGCGCCTGCTGAACCCGTCACCAAAGAATGTCCCTACTGCCTGTCCAGTATCCCTATCAAAGCTACCCGTTGCCCCCACTGCACTTCCGATCTAAACGTTACGTAG